From the Candidatus Macondimonas diazotrophica genome, one window contains:
- a CDS encoding citrate synthase has product MSEQKLVLSDPATGKQCELPVRKGTHGPAVADIGSLYREHAMFTYDPGFVSTASCRSDITYIDGNQGILLYRGYPIEQLAEKSNFIEVAYLLLYGELPTQTQLDTFNHSIRYHTMIHESLRDFFRGFHYDAHPMAMLTGVVGSLSAFYNAAQDTRNKDDQEIFAHRMIAKIPTIAACAYKHSIGQPFVYPRNDLDYASNLLHMLFAVPAETYEVDPVAAQALDMLFILHADHEQNASTSTVRLAGSSGTNPYAAISAGVACLWGPAHGGANEAVLNMLEQIGDVKQIPQYIAKAKDKNDAFRLMGFGHRVYKNYDPRATVIRGMCHKILQRLGKENDPLFELALELEQIALNDEYFKEKKLYPNVDFYSGIIYKALGLPTNMFTVMFAIARTVGWVAHWIEMTNDPEQRIGRPRQIYTGAAQRDYLDPAQRD; this is encoded by the coding sequence ATGAGCGAACAGAAGCTGGTCCTGTCCGATCCCGCCACCGGCAAGCAATGCGAATTGCCGGTCCGTAAAGGCACTCATGGCCCCGCAGTGGCCGATATCGGCAGCTTGTACCGTGAACATGCCATGTTCACCTACGACCCGGGTTTCGTATCCACCGCAAGTTGTCGCAGCGATATCACATATATTGATGGCAACCAGGGTATTTTGCTCTATCGCGGTTACCCCATCGAACAACTGGCCGAGAAGAGCAATTTCATCGAAGTCGCCTACCTCCTGCTGTATGGCGAGTTGCCCACCCAGACCCAGCTCGACACGTTCAATCATTCGATCCGCTACCACACGATGATCCATGAGTCACTTCGGGATTTTTTCCGTGGCTTCCACTACGACGCGCATCCCATGGCGATGCTGACCGGTGTGGTCGGTTCCTTGTCGGCTTTTTATAACGCCGCTCAGGACACCCGCAACAAGGACGATCAGGAAATCTTTGCGCACCGCATGATCGCCAAGATTCCGACCATTGCAGCCTGCGCCTACAAGCACTCGATCGGACAGCCGTTCGTCTATCCGCGCAACGATCTGGATTACGCGAGTAACCTGCTGCACATGCTGTTTGCGGTGCCGGCGGAAACCTATGAAGTCGATCCGGTTGCCGCGCAGGCACTCGACATGCTGTTCATCCTGCATGCCGATCATGAGCAGAATGCCAGCACCTCGACGGTGCGGCTGGCCGGCAGCTCCGGAACCAATCCTTACGCTGCGATTTCCGCCGGCGTTGCCTGCCTGTGGGGGCCCGCACATGGCGGCGCCAATGAGGCGGTATTGAACATGCTCGAACAAATCGGTGATGTAAAACAGATTCCCCAATACATCGCCAAAGCCAAGGACAAGAACGACGCATTCCGCCTGATGGGCTTTGGCCATCGCGTCTACAAGAACTACGATCCCCGTGCGACGGTCATCCGCGGCATGTGCCACAAGATCCTGCAGCGCCTCGGCAAGGAAAACGATCCCTTGTTCGAACTTGCCCTGGAACTGGAGCAAATCGCTCTGAATGACGAGTATTTCAAGGAAAAGAAGCTCTATCCCAACGTAGACTTCTATTCCGGCATCATCTATAAGGCGCTCGGCCTCCCAACCAACATGTTCACCGTGATGTTTGCGATCGCCCGCACGGTGGGCTGGGTTGCCCACTGGATCGAGATGACCAACGATCCGGAACAGCGCATCGGCCGTCCTCGGCAGATCTATACGGGCGCGGCGCAGCGCGACTACCTCGATCCCGCTCAGCGCGACTGA
- a CDS encoding penicillin-binding protein 1A, which yields MLTAVTLTAAAVLGLYLYLMPQLPAVQALHDFQFEVPLRIYTQDGLLIGEFGDQRREPIAFDQFPPLLIKAVLAAEDDRFFEHPGVDYQGLLRALSRLALTGEKEQGGSTITMQVARNFFLSPEKTYQRKLREIMLAFRIERELSKEEILALYLNKIYLGQRAYGVEAASRVYYGKSVWELSLPEWATLAGLPKAPSRINPIANPTAALTRRDYVLQRMAHLGWITPEQRDAALATPNTASLHNTSLGLNAPYVAEMVRQELHARMGGDIYRSGLTVYTTLDSHLQRAAEHSLRDGLLDYDRRHGYRGPEDQWSVSEGPEALARRLSAVPVVGGMRPAVVLKVEPSAARVQIAGKGEAALAWSNMRWARPWMSDDRQGAYPVRASDVLKAGDVIRVRQVGDQWVLAQVPEVQGAMVSISPRDGRILALVGGFDFVKSPFNRALQARRQPGSSFKPFLYAAAFDNGYTPASIINDAPVEYAQGAKGEVWRPENYTGRFYGPTPLRDGLVHSRNLVSVRLLQEMGVRTGVRYVERFGFPIQHIPADLSLSLGTAELTPLEVARGYAVFSSGGYLVTPYLVAKVEDHAGRLVYARTPEMACDPCDAQPKIGQGRGEKRWLSDYPAVTLGGPDFVPEPSHAAPQVMDPRTAFLMTSLMQEVITRGTGRRAAKVGRPDVAGKTGTTNGLRDAWFAGYTPDLVAVTWVGFDQMRSLGRGESGGVTAAPIWADYMQQALKNVPIHPVDPPPGVTALWVSKVTGLQTTRSDPAGRYEYFLADRLPAEAQTESPEGMLGPEMPTVRQEELRDLF from the coding sequence ATGCTGACGGCGGTGACGCTGACCGCAGCGGCCGTACTGGGGTTGTACCTCTACCTCATGCCGCAACTCCCCGCCGTCCAGGCCCTGCACGATTTCCAATTCGAAGTCCCCTTGCGGATCTACACTCAGGATGGGCTGCTCATCGGTGAGTTCGGCGATCAGCGGCGGGAGCCCATAGCGTTTGATCAGTTCCCGCCATTGCTGATCAAGGCCGTGCTCGCGGCGGAGGACGACCGGTTTTTTGAGCATCCTGGTGTGGATTACCAGGGACTGTTGCGAGCGTTGTCGCGCTTGGCGCTGACGGGGGAAAAGGAACAGGGCGGCAGCACCATCACCATGCAGGTGGCGCGCAATTTCTTTCTGAGCCCTGAAAAGACCTATCAGCGCAAACTGCGCGAGATCATGCTTGCCTTTCGGATCGAGCGTGAGCTGAGTAAAGAAGAAATCCTGGCGCTTTATCTCAACAAGATTTATCTGGGGCAGCGGGCCTATGGTGTAGAGGCTGCATCCCGAGTGTATTACGGCAAGAGCGTCTGGGAGCTGTCCTTGCCCGAATGGGCGACCCTGGCGGGTCTTCCCAAGGCGCCCTCCAGAATCAACCCGATCGCCAACCCCACCGCGGCGTTGACGCGTCGTGATTACGTGCTGCAGCGCATGGCCCATCTGGGCTGGATCACCCCCGAGCAACGCGACGCGGCGTTGGCGACGCCCAATACCGCGTCGCTTCACAATACAAGCCTTGGTCTCAATGCACCCTATGTGGCCGAGATGGTGCGGCAGGAACTGCATGCACGAATGGGGGGCGACATCTACCGTTCGGGATTAACGGTCTATACGACCTTGGATAGCCATCTTCAGCGGGCTGCCGAGCATTCCCTGCGCGATGGATTGCTGGACTATGACCGCCGCCACGGGTACCGGGGACCGGAAGATCAGTGGTCAGTCAGCGAGGGGCCCGAAGCCTTGGCGCGGCGTCTGAGCGCCGTTCCGGTTGTGGGCGGTATGCGTCCCGCTGTGGTGCTGAAGGTCGAGCCAAGTGCGGCGCGGGTGCAGATCGCGGGCAAGGGCGAAGCAGCATTGGCCTGGTCTAACATGCGCTGGGCGCGTCCCTGGATGAGTGATGATCGACAGGGGGCGTATCCAGTTCGAGCGTCGGATGTTCTGAAGGCTGGGGATGTCATCCGGGTTCGTCAGGTCGGGGACCAATGGGTGTTGGCGCAAGTGCCGGAGGTTCAGGGCGCCATGGTCAGCATCAGTCCGCGTGACGGCCGTATCCTGGCATTGGTCGGCGGATTCGATTTTGTGAAAAGTCCGTTCAACCGTGCCCTTCAGGCGCGTCGTCAACCGGGCTCGAGCTTCAAGCCGTTTCTCTATGCGGCGGCTTTCGATAACGGATATACCCCCGCTTCGATCATCAACGACGCACCGGTGGAATACGCGCAAGGCGCCAAGGGCGAGGTGTGGCGGCCGGAGAACTACACCGGCCGATTCTACGGACCAACGCCGCTCCGCGACGGGCTGGTGCATTCCCGCAATCTGGTGTCGGTGCGGCTTTTGCAGGAAATGGGTGTGCGCACCGGCGTTCGCTATGTCGAGCGATTCGGTTTTCCCATTCAGCATATTCCGGCGGATCTTTCGCTCTCCTTGGGCACCGCAGAACTCACACCGCTCGAAGTTGCGCGGGGATACGCGGTTTTTTCCAGTGGTGGTTATCTGGTGACGCCTTATCTGGTCGCCAAGGTGGAAGATCATGCAGGGCGCCTGGTGTATGCCCGAACTCCGGAGATGGCCTGTGACCCATGCGATGCACAGCCGAAAATCGGGCAAGGTCGAGGGGAGAAGCGGTGGCTTTCTGACTATCCGGCCGTCACCCTCGGCGGTCCGGATTTCGTCCCGGAGCCCAGCCATGCGGCACCGCAGGTGATGGATCCACGCACGGCCTTTCTGATGACCAGTCTCATGCAGGAGGTTATTACGCGGGGAACAGGTCGCCGCGCGGCCAAGGTGGGTCGCCCTGACGTGGCGGGTAAGACGGGAACGACCAATGGCCTGCGCGATGCATGGTTCGCCGGCTACACGCCGGACCTCGTCGCGGTGACCTGGGTCGGATTTGATCAGATGCGCTCATTGGGGCGAGGGGAGTCCGGTGGCGTGACTGCAGCGCCGATCTGGGCAGACTACATGCAACAGGCGCTCAAGAATGTGCCGATCCATCCGGTTGATCCCCCGCCCGGCGTGACGGCGTTGTGGGTGTCCAAAGTGACGGGCCTGCAGACCACGCGCAGCGATCCGGCCGGACGTTACGAATACTTCCTCGCGGATCGGCTGCCGGCGGAAGCACAGACCGAATCGCCTGAAGGTATGCTTGGTCCCGAGATGCCGACGGTTCGACAGGAGGAGTTGCGCGATCTGTTTTGA
- a CDS encoding pilus assembly protein PilM: protein MLFKHRIKPLLGVDISSTAVKLLELGGSRQQPQVVSYAAVGLPPDSVIDKQVTDPEAVGQAIRKAVKQSGTRTREAVVAVGGATVISKVITMPADLSEHDLEQQIRLEADQYVPYPLEEVGLDFEVLGASTEEDHAVDVLLAACRNDIIDSRVAALHLSGLICKVVDIESNALENACLLIAEQMQLQNPDQGVAVIDIGATTTTLNIMHGGSIIYSRDQAFGGKLLTEEIMAHYGLSYEEAGKAKRRGGLPETYGEEVLKPFMQDVSNQIDRALQFFFSSNNRIDKIGQIVLAGGCASIPGLDQTVEEQMEVATRIANPFANMKILPRARPKQLKLDAPALMTACGLAMRSFD, encoded by the coding sequence GTGTTGTTCAAGCATCGCATCAAACCTCTGCTGGGCGTGGACATCAGCTCCACCGCCGTCAAGCTGCTCGAGTTGGGCGGAAGTCGCCAGCAACCGCAGGTCGTGAGCTATGCGGCGGTCGGCCTTCCACCCGATTCGGTCATCGATAAGCAAGTCACTGACCCCGAAGCCGTGGGACAAGCCATTCGCAAAGCGGTGAAACAGTCGGGCACGCGAACGCGGGAGGCGGTCGTCGCCGTCGGCGGCGCTACGGTCATCTCGAAAGTCATCACCATGCCGGCGGACCTTTCCGAGCATGACCTGGAACAGCAGATCCGCTTGGAAGCCGATCAATACGTCCCCTATCCGCTCGAAGAAGTCGGCCTCGACTTTGAAGTGCTCGGCGCGTCGACCGAGGAAGATCATGCCGTCGATGTATTGCTGGCAGCCTGCCGCAACGACATTATCGACAGCCGGGTGGCGGCCCTTCATCTCAGCGGCCTGATTTGCAAGGTCGTCGACATCGAATCGAACGCACTTGAAAACGCCTGTCTGCTGATTGCCGAACAGATGCAACTCCAGAATCCCGACCAGGGGGTGGCCGTCATCGATATTGGCGCCACGACGACCACGCTCAACATCATGCACGGCGGCAGCATCATCTACAGCCGGGATCAGGCGTTTGGGGGCAAGCTGCTGACTGAAGAGATCATGGCGCACTACGGCCTCTCCTACGAAGAAGCCGGAAAAGCCAAGCGTCGCGGCGGACTGCCGGAAACCTACGGCGAAGAAGTCCTCAAGCCATTCATGCAGGATGTGAGCAATCAGATCGACCGTGCCTTGCAGTTCTTTTTTTCCTCCAACAACCGCATCGACAAGATTGGCCAGATCGTTCTGGCCGGAGGATGTGCCAGCATCCCGGGACTCGATCAAACCGTCGAAGAGCAAATGGAGGTGGCCACCCGCATCGCCAACCCCTTTGCCAACATGAAGATATTGCCGCGCGCGCGCCCCAAGCAGCTCAAACTGGATGCGCCCGCCTTAATGACGGCATGCGGACTGGCCATGCGGAGTTTTGACTGA
- a CDS encoding PilN domain-containing protein, translating into MAHHINLLPWREQRRKDQQRQFLISAVGAVIVAFGGIFLANSYIQTHIDRQNARNSRIEQENKMLDAQIVEIRDLQRLRQNLIDRMRVIEQLQDQRTISVHLFDELINTLPDGVTLVAMRQEGEQILLDGQAQSNARVSSYMKNLDGSSWFHAPQLVVIETKEGKNGRFAQFSLRAQLTRPGAEPEGQP; encoded by the coding sequence ATGGCTCACCACATCAACCTTCTCCCTTGGCGGGAACAACGACGTAAAGACCAGCAGCGCCAATTTCTGATCAGTGCCGTTGGCGCAGTCATCGTGGCGTTCGGCGGCATATTCCTCGCCAATTCCTACATCCAGACCCATATTGATCGACAGAACGCACGGAATAGCCGCATTGAGCAGGAAAACAAGATGCTCGATGCCCAGATCGTGGAAATCCGGGACCTACAAAGGTTGCGGCAGAACCTGATCGATCGGATGCGCGTCATCGAACAGCTGCAGGATCAACGCACTATCAGCGTTCATCTGTTTGACGAACTCATCAATACGCTGCCTGACGGTGTCACGCTCGTGGCCATGCGCCAGGAGGGCGAGCAGATCCTGCTTGATGGGCAGGCCCAGTCCAACGCCCGCGTTTCCAGCTACATGAAAAATCTCGATGGCTCGAGCTGGTTTCACGCGCCACAGCTGGTCGTGATCGAAACCAAGGAAGGCAAAAACGGCCGATTTGCTCAGTTTTCGCTGCGGGCCCAGCTCACCCGCCCGGGCGCCGAACCGGAGGGCCAACCATGA
- a CDS encoding type 4a pilus biogenesis protein PilO codes for MKLDFSDLLADLRGVDANNPGSWPASVRNLALVVIMVLLGGLGYWFQIQPQISALRAAQNREPELRQIFETKQRQVANLDAYQAQLREIQERFAVMLRQLPSQTEMANLLQDISQTRVSTGLEEQVFKPEAERSKEFYAEAPIRIRLTGTYHQMGEFASGLAALPRIVTLSNISLSGTKAGAGELVMDAVAMTYRYLEEPIAVGTATSAKPGAKP; via the coding sequence ATGAAACTCGACTTTTCCGATTTGCTCGCCGATCTGCGCGGGGTCGACGCCAACAATCCCGGAAGCTGGCCGGCATCAGTCCGCAATCTGGCACTTGTCGTCATCATGGTGCTTCTCGGGGGGCTGGGCTACTGGTTCCAGATCCAACCTCAAATTTCTGCACTCCGCGCGGCCCAGAATCGTGAGCCGGAGCTACGCCAGATCTTCGAGACCAAGCAACGCCAAGTCGCCAATCTCGATGCATACCAAGCCCAACTGCGTGAGATCCAAGAACGCTTCGCCGTGATGCTGCGGCAACTACCGAGCCAAACAGAGATGGCCAACCTTCTTCAGGACATCTCGCAAACCCGGGTCAGCACTGGTCTCGAAGAGCAGGTGTTCAAACCCGAAGCCGAACGCTCGAAGGAATTCTATGCCGAGGCGCCCATTCGCATCCGGCTCACCGGGACCTACCACCAGATGGGGGAATTCGCCAGTGGGCTCGCGGCGCTCCCGCGGATCGTCACGCTGAGCAACATCAGCCTGAGCGGCACCAAAGCGGGCGCTGGTGAACTGGTCATGGACGCAGTGGCCATGACCTATCGCTACCTGGAAGAGCCGATCGCCGTCGGCACGGCCACCAGCGCCAAACCGGGAGCCAAGCCATGA
- a CDS encoding pilus assembly protein PilP, translating into MKHPVHRIPLERANRRHNQRRGWLGCALLIVMIAGCSADNSDLDSYFAEVKARRSTDIDLIPQMRPYERFSYFAAARRSPFDNPETELARRPAGNGLAPDLKRTRQPLEEFPLDALRMLGLLGYGEKRWALVRTADGVIHRVSVGHYLGRNSGRVIAISEREIRLKEIVPDGMGGWMPRDAVIALSE; encoded by the coding sequence ATGAAGCACCCCGTTCATCGGATCCCGCTTGAGCGCGCTAACCGGCGCCACAATCAGCGCCGCGGCTGGCTTGGTTGCGCCCTCCTGATCGTGATGATCGCGGGATGCAGCGCAGACAACTCGGACCTGGACAGCTACTTTGCCGAAGTCAAAGCCCGCAGATCGACCGACATCGACCTGATCCCGCAGATGCGTCCCTACGAGCGATTCAGCTATTTCGCTGCCGCGCGCCGCAGCCCCTTCGACAACCCCGAGACCGAGCTCGCCCGCCGACCCGCCGGCAACGGACTGGCACCCGACCTGAAGCGTACCCGCCAACCACTCGAGGAATTCCCGCTGGACGCGTTACGGATGCTGGGCCTGCTTGGATACGGCGAGAAACGCTGGGCTCTCGTGCGCACCGCAGATGGCGTCATTCATCGAGTCTCGGTCGGCCACTATCTGGGCCGCAACAGCGGCCGGGTGATTGCGATCTCGGAGCGGGAGATTCGGCTGAAGGAAATCGTTCCGGACGGCATGGGCGGATGGATGCCCCGCGATGCAGTCATTGCCCTGAGCGAGTAA
- the pilQ gene encoding type IV pilus secretin PilQ, whose protein sequence is MHVHKPSFRWQSLLSFGFLWAFLVAAAHAELALERVETSRRGATQLDISLILSGPAPEPRVFTTRMPSRIALDLPQVTNRARQRSFPVGIGLTQAVQVAEARGRTRVVIELTELPQYQTRIDGNRIIVTLDNQRVPPPMPTPAYTRQSEARMPSVRSDGIKSLDFRRGEQGEGEIVITLPDPKVTMDMTQRGEDTLVTLNKAVLPEMLRQRLDVRDFATPVYSIEARQNGPDAVLTIRAAPNAEAMAYQTDGTLTIAFRTPARREEPGSAIGRFGGGAPVSLNFQNVETRTLLQILADVSGRNIVLSDSISGTMALRLQNVPWDQALEIIMQSRGLALREVGDTLMIAPSTEIAAFRDQQRKAEQAAPMRSEFIQVNYAKAKDLAALLKSEGRNLLSAQGQVSVDERTNTLLVMDTANRLGEIRDLVTKLDIPVTQVLIEARIVVASDDFSRDLGARFGFTGIDSFEKQRGLNVLSGTLAGTDTSVAGSLDSRIDNGTVFPTEIPTGEGGFPQRLNINLPATPAGGTPASIALAILGQDFLVDLELSALQAEGKGEILSNPRVLTANQKTASIRQGVEIPYQQSAGGSSGGTSIAFKEAVLSLEVTPQITPDNRVIMDLKVTRDNVGQLVPTGTGGFVPSIDKRELNTQVLVSNGETIVLGGVYEQETNDTVNKVPLLGDIPLLGALFRQTSKANTKRELLIFITPKIVQEGLAMAP, encoded by the coding sequence ATGCATGTCCATAAACCATCATTCCGCTGGCAAAGCCTGCTCTCATTCGGGTTTCTGTGGGCTTTCCTGGTGGCTGCCGCCCATGCCGAGCTGGCGTTGGAACGCGTCGAGACCAGTCGCCGCGGAGCGACTCAGCTCGACATCAGCTTGATTCTCTCCGGACCCGCCCCGGAACCCCGTGTTTTCACGACCCGGATGCCGAGCCGCATTGCGCTGGATCTCCCCCAGGTCACCAATCGCGCGCGCCAACGCAGCTTTCCGGTCGGCATCGGCCTGACCCAGGCGGTCCAGGTGGCTGAGGCTCGCGGCCGAACCCGGGTGGTGATCGAACTCACCGAACTTCCCCAGTACCAGACCCGGATCGACGGCAACCGCATCATCGTGACCCTGGACAACCAGCGGGTCCCGCCGCCTATGCCCACCCCGGCATATACCCGGCAATCCGAAGCCCGCATGCCGTCGGTGCGATCCGATGGCATCAAGAGCCTGGATTTTCGTCGCGGCGAGCAGGGTGAGGGAGAGATCGTGATCACGCTGCCCGATCCCAAGGTCACCATGGACATGACCCAGCGTGGCGAAGACACCTTGGTCACCCTCAACAAAGCCGTGCTTCCCGAGATGCTCCGTCAGCGGCTGGATGTACGGGATTTTGCAACCCCGGTTTACAGCATCGAGGCACGCCAGAACGGCCCGGATGCCGTGCTCACCATTCGCGCTGCACCCAATGCGGAAGCCATGGCCTACCAGACCGACGGCACCCTCACCATCGCCTTCCGCACACCGGCCCGTCGCGAAGAGCCGGGCAGCGCAATCGGCCGCTTCGGCGGCGGCGCGCCGGTCAGCCTCAATTTCCAGAACGTCGAAACCCGCACCCTGCTCCAAATCCTGGCCGACGTTTCGGGGCGCAATATTGTGCTTTCCGACAGCATCAGCGGGACCATGGCACTGCGGCTGCAGAACGTGCCCTGGGATCAGGCTCTGGAGATCATCATGCAGAGCCGCGGCCTCGCCCTGCGCGAGGTCGGCGACACACTGATGATTGCACCGTCCACGGAGATTGCCGCCTTCCGCGACCAGCAGCGCAAGGCCGAACAAGCCGCGCCGATGCGTTCGGAGTTCATCCAGGTCAACTACGCCAAGGCCAAGGATCTGGCCGCGTTGCTCAAGAGCGAGGGACGCAACCTGCTCTCGGCTCAGGGACAGGTGTCGGTCGATGAACGCACGAACACGCTCCTGGTAATGGATACGGCCAATCGGCTGGGTGAAATCCGAGATCTGGTGACCAAGCTGGACATCCCGGTCACCCAGGTGCTGATTGAGGCTCGCATCGTGGTTGCCAGCGACGACTTCAGCCGTGATCTCGGCGCCCGTTTCGGTTTCACCGGCATCGATTCGTTCGAAAAGCAGCGCGGATTGAACGTCCTCAGCGGCACGCTCGCCGGCACTGACACCAGCGTTGCCGGATCCCTCGACAGCCGAATCGACAACGGAACGGTCTTTCCGACCGAGATACCCACCGGAGAGGGCGGGTTTCCACAACGGCTCAACATCAACTTGCCCGCCACGCCGGCAGGGGGCACGCCAGCGTCCATCGCTCTGGCCATCCTCGGTCAGGATTTCCTGGTCGACCTGGAGCTTTCAGCGCTGCAGGCCGAGGGCAAGGGCGAGATCCTGTCCAATCCACGTGTGCTGACGGCCAACCAAAAAACGGCCTCCATCCGCCAAGGTGTCGAGATCCCTTATCAACAATCCGCCGGCGGCTCTTCGGGAGGTACCTCCATCGCGTTCAAGGAAGCGGTGCTGTCCCTGGAAGTCACTCCACAGATCACGCCAGACAATCGGGTCATCATGGATTTGAAGGTGACGCGGGACAACGTGGGGCAGTTGGTCCCGACCGGAACGGGTGGCTTTGTCCCCAGCATCGACAAGCGCGAACTCAATACCCAGGTGCTAGTCAGCAATGGCGAAACCATCGTGCTCGGCGGCGTCTACGAGCAGGAAACCAACGATACCGTCAACAAGGTGCCGTTGCTGGGCGACATTCCGCTGCTCGGCGCGCTGTTCCGCCAGACGAGCAAGGCCAATACCAAGCGCGAGCTGCTCATCTTCATCACGCCCAAGATCGTGCAGGAAGGCTTGGCCATGGCGCCCTGA
- the aroK gene encoding shikimate kinase AroK, with product MLRPSLPGILARMDNLPERIFIIGPMGAGKTTVGQRLANLLSYRFIDADHEIETRTGVDIPYIFEREGEVGFRRREAAIIAELSQAHHIVLATGGGAILNKDTRQALQARGLVIYLAASVPEQLHRTRHSTHRPLLRTPDRQARLEALLATREPLYREIADWVIDTDGEQPRHVARRLAERLQPQNVTRTPPHASS from the coding sequence ATGCTGCGCCCGTCTCTCCCCGGTATACTGGCCCGCATGGACAATTTGCCTGAGCGCATCTTTATCATCGGGCCCATGGGAGCGGGCAAGACCACCGTGGGCCAGCGCCTGGCAAACTTGTTGAGCTACCGTTTCATCGATGCCGATCATGAAATCGAAACCCGCACCGGTGTCGATATCCCCTATATCTTCGAACGCGAAGGCGAGGTGGGCTTCCGGCGTCGGGAAGCGGCCATCATCGCGGAACTCTCCCAGGCACATCACATCGTGCTGGCCACGGGCGGAGGCGCCATATTGAACAAGGACACTCGCCAAGCACTCCAGGCGCGCGGCTTGGTCATCTACCTCGCGGCGTCAGTGCCCGAGCAGCTGCATCGCACGCGTCACAGCACCCATCGTCCTTTGCTGAGAACACCCGACCGGCAAGCGCGCCTGGAAGCGTTGCTGGCGACGCGCGAACCGCTGTATCGGGAAATCGCCGATTGGGTGATAGACACCGATGGGGAACAGCCGCGTCATGTGGCGAGGCGCTTGGCCGAGCGACTTCAGCCGCAGAACGTCACACGCACCCCGCCCCACGCATCCTCTTGA
- the aroB gene encoding 3-dehydroquinate synthase: MKTVTVDLGARSYPIHIGSGLLGASVLYDPCLGSGQVMIVTNTVLAQHHLPVLQGALASRSPQTLILPDGEATKTLATTERIWDALLAARFGRDATLIALGGGVIGDLTGFAAACYQRGIDFIQIPTTLLAQVDSSVGGKTGVNHARGKNMIGAFHQPRCVIADLDTLHTLPDRELRAGIAEVIKYGLIADAAFFDWLEEHLDALLDRDADTLTHAIAVSCRTKAAIVEADEREGGVRALLNLGHTFGHAIETGVGYGAWLHGEAVAAGMVMAAELSARLGQLPAAAVERTRSLIQRAGLPVHAPSSLDADQFLALMAVDKKVQAGRLRLVLLRAIGQAELRGDTDPGALRALLEHFPRGP, encoded by the coding sequence ATGAAAACCGTCACTGTCGATCTCGGCGCACGCAGCTACCCCATCCACATCGGTTCAGGATTGCTTGGTGCATCGGTTCTGTACGACCCCTGCCTCGGCTCCGGCCAGGTGATGATCGTCACCAATACCGTACTCGCCCAGCACCACCTACCCGTGCTGCAGGGCGCACTGGCCAGCCGCAGCCCCCAAACGCTGATCCTGCCTGATGGAGAAGCCACCAAGACACTCGCCACCACCGAACGGATTTGGGACGCTCTGCTCGCGGCCCGCTTCGGTCGGGACGCGACCCTCATTGCGCTGGGCGGTGGTGTGATCGGCGATCTCACCGGTTTTGCAGCCGCCTGCTATCAGCGGGGCATCGATTTCATCCAAATCCCGACCACCCTGCTGGCTCAGGTGGACTCGTCCGTGGGCGGCAAGACCGGCGTCAACCATGCACGTGGTAAGAACATGATTGGCGCCTTCCACCAGCCGCGCTGCGTCATCGCCGACCTGGACACCCTGCATACGCTGCCGGATCGGGAGCTGCGCGCGGGTATCGCGGAAGTGATCAAGTACGGCCTCATTGCCGACGCGGCATTCTTCGATTGGCTGGAGGAGCATCTCGACGCACTGCTCGATCGGGATGCGGACACATTGACCCACGCCATCGCTGTCTCCTGCCGGACCAAGGCCGCCATCGTCGAGGCTGACGAGCGTGAAGGGGGCGTGCGCGCCCTGCTGAACCTGGGCCACACCTTCGGCCATGCCATCGAAACCGGCGTGGGCTATGGCGCCTGGCTGCACGGTGAGGCGGTGGCGGCCGGCATGGTCATGGCGGCCGAGCTCTCGGCCCGACTGGGACAATTGCCTGCCGCCGCCGTCGAACGCACCCGCAGCCTGATCCAGCGCGCGGGTCTGCCGGTCCATGCGCCGTCCAGCCTGGACGCCGATCAGTTTCTTGCGCTGATGGCCGTGGACAAGAAGGTTCAGGCGGGTCGCCTGCGTCTCGTGCTGTTGCGCGCGATCGGGCAGGCCGAGCTGCGTGGCGACACCGACCCGGGCGCGCTGCGCGCGCTCTTGGAACACTTTCCACGTGGCCCCTGA